One Streptomyces sp. L2 genomic window carries:
- a CDS encoding ABC transporter permease, whose product MYDPTVARLTYRALLGRRRALILGALPLLLIVISVAVRGLTGADDQTASDVLGGFALATMVPIIGVIAGTGAIGPEIDDGSVVYLLSKPLKRPTIIFTKLIVAIAVTMVFSAVPTMVAGLILNGNGQQIAVAYTVAALVSSIAYSALFLLLGTVSRHAVVFGLVYALVWEALFGSLVPGARTLSVQQWSLAVAHKLAGGDLVTSDVGLPTATVLLVAVTVLATWYAGQKLRTLKLAGEE is encoded by the coding sequence ATGTACGACCCCACCGTCGCCCGGCTCACCTACCGGGCCCTGCTCGGCCGTCGCCGGGCCCTCATCCTCGGCGCGCTGCCGCTGCTGCTGATCGTGATCTCCGTGGCCGTACGCGGCCTGACCGGAGCGGACGACCAGACGGCCTCCGACGTCCTCGGCGGATTCGCGCTCGCCACGATGGTGCCGATCATCGGCGTCATCGCGGGCACGGGCGCGATCGGCCCCGAGATCGACGACGGCTCTGTCGTCTACCTGCTGTCCAAACCTCTGAAGCGGCCCACGATCATCTTCACCAAGCTGATCGTCGCCATCGCCGTGACCATGGTGTTCTCCGCCGTGCCGACGATGGTCGCCGGGCTGATCCTGAACGGCAACGGCCAGCAGATCGCCGTCGCCTACACGGTCGCCGCGCTCGTCTCCTCCATCGCCTACTCGGCGCTGTTCCTGCTGCTGGGCACGGTGTCGCGGCACGCGGTGGTCTTCGGACTCGTCTACGCGCTGGTCTGGGAGGCGCTGTTCGGGTCCCTGGTGCCGGGTGCGCGCACGCTCAGCGTCCAGCAGTGGTCGCTGGCCGTCGCCCACAAGCTGGCCGGCGGCGACCTGGTCACCTCGGACGTCGGCCTGCCGACCGCCACTGTGCTGCTGGTGGCGGTCACCGTGCTGGCCACCTGGTACGCCGGGCAGAAGCTGCGGACGCTGAAGCTGGCGGGCGAGGAGTAG
- a CDS encoding Cof-type HAD-IIB family hydrolase, with amino-acid sequence MTFPYGLVATDLDGTLLRSDESISPRTREALAAATAAGAARIVVTGRAVPWTRHILDDLGYDGLAVCGQGAQVYDAGSHRLLTSVTLDRQLAGVALAKIEAEVGPLYLAASRDGLDGEVLVGPGYAVTGKLPATPFTDAADLWAAPLNKIYIQHPSLSDDELCEAARRAAGGFVTVAMAGAGIVELLPLGLSKATGLSLAARRLGLKAADTIAFGDMPNDIPMFAWAARGVAMANAHEELRSVADEVTLSNEQDGIAAVLERLLTP; translated from the coding sequence GTGACTTTCCCGTACGGGCTCGTCGCCACCGATCTCGACGGCACGCTGCTGCGCTCCGACGAGTCGATCTCACCACGCACCCGTGAAGCGCTCGCCGCGGCCACCGCGGCGGGCGCCGCGCGCATCGTCGTCACCGGCCGCGCGGTGCCCTGGACCCGGCACATCCTCGACGACCTCGGCTACGACGGTCTCGCCGTCTGCGGCCAGGGCGCGCAGGTGTACGACGCTGGGTCGCACCGCCTGCTGACCTCGGTGACCCTGGACCGGCAGCTGGCGGGGGTCGCGCTGGCCAAGATCGAGGCCGAGGTGGGGCCGCTGTACCTGGCGGCGAGCCGGGACGGGCTGGACGGGGAGGTGCTGGTCGGGCCGGGGTACGCGGTCACCGGCAAGCTGCCGGCGACGCCGTTCACCGACGCGGCCGATCTGTGGGCCGCGCCGCTGAACAAGATCTACATACAGCATCCCTCGCTGTCCGACGACGAGCTGTGCGAGGCGGCGCGGCGGGCGGCCGGCGGGTTCGTCACGGTCGCCATGGCGGGCGCCGGCATCGTGGAGCTGCTGCCGCTCGGCCTGTCCAAGGCGACGGGGCTGTCGCTGGCGGCCCGCCGGCTCGGCCTGAAGGCCGCCGACACGATCGCCTTCGGCGACATGCCGAACGACATCCCGATGTTCGCCTGGGCGGCGCGGGGTGTGGCCATGGCCAACGCCCACGAGGAGCTCCGCTCGGTGGCCGACGAGGTCACCCTCTCCAACGAGCAGGACGGCATCGCGGCCGTACTGGAGCGGTTGCTGACACCCTGA
- a CDS encoding ABC transporter permease subunit, translating to MAVEHSPAAPPGDQTRIHDIGYRGYDGPRLGRSYARRSLYSQSLRGSYGLGRSVKSKVLPMLLFAVMCVPAAIMVAVAVMTKAHDLPLAHAYTRWAIVMQAVISLYVASQAPQSVSRDLRFKTVPLYFSRPIETADYVLAKFAALASALFILTGGPLLVMYLGTLLAKMGFAHETKQFAQGLVSVALLSLLFAGIGLVIAAVTPRRGFGIAAVIAVLIISYGAVSTLQAIAFHQDNTGAVPWIGLFSPVTLIDGVQSALLGGSSSFPGGVGPSSGQGVAYVLVALGVIAACYGLLVRRYKKVGL from the coding sequence ATGGCGGTTGAGCACTCCCCGGCGGCGCCGCCCGGCGACCAGACCCGGATCCACGACATCGGCTACCGCGGCTACGACGGCCCACGCCTCGGCCGCTCCTACGCCCGCCGCTCGCTGTACTCGCAGTCCCTGCGCGGCTCCTACGGCCTCGGCCGCTCGGTGAAGTCCAAGGTGCTGCCGATGCTGCTGTTCGCGGTGATGTGCGTACCCGCCGCGATCATGGTCGCCGTCGCGGTGATGACGAAGGCCCACGACCTCCCGCTCGCCCACGCCTACACCCGCTGGGCGATCGTCATGCAGGCCGTGATCAGCCTGTACGTCGCCTCGCAGGCGCCCCAGTCCGTCTCCCGCGACCTGCGCTTCAAGACCGTACCGCTGTACTTCTCCCGGCCCATCGAGACGGCCGACTACGTGCTCGCCAAGTTCGCGGCGCTGGCCTCGGCCCTGTTCATCCTGACCGGCGGCCCCCTGCTGGTCATGTACCTGGGCACGCTGCTCGCCAAGATGGGCTTCGCCCACGAGACCAAGCAATTCGCCCAGGGACTGGTGTCCGTGGCCCTGCTCTCCCTGCTGTTCGCCGGCATCGGCCTCGTCATCGCCGCGGTCACCCCGCGCCGCGGCTTCGGCATCGCCGCCGTGATCGCCGTGCTGATCATCTCCTACGGCGCGGTCTCCACCCTCCAGGCCATCGCCTTCCACCAGGACAACACCGGCGCCGTCCCGTGGATCGGCCTGTTCTCGCCCGTCACCCTGATCGACGGCGTGCAGTCCGCCCTCCTCGGCGGCTCCTCCTCCTTCCCCGGAGGCGTCGGCCCGTCCAGCGGCCAGGGCGTCGCGTACGTGCTGGTCGCCCTCGGCGTGATCGCCGCGTGCTACGGCCTCCTGGTGCGCCGCTACAAGAAGGTGGGACTGTGA
- a CDS encoding ABC transporter ATP-binding protein gives MTTLSIDHVSRWFGNVVAVNDITMTIGPGVTGLLGPNGAGKSTLINMMGGFLAPSTGSITLDGQPVWRNEAIYRHIGIVPEREAMYDFLTGREFVVANAELHGLGAKAAQKALATVEMEYAQDRKISTYSKGMRQRVKMASALVHDPSLLLLDEPFNGMDPRQRMQLMDLLRRMGDEGRTVLFSSHILEEVEQLARHIEVVVAGRHAASGDFRRIRRLMTDRPHRYLVRSSDDRALAAALIADPSTSGIEVDHAEGALLVQAVDFGRFTALLPKVARDHGIRLLTVSPSDESLESVFSYLVAA, from the coding sequence GTGACAACCCTCAGCATCGACCACGTCTCCCGCTGGTTCGGCAACGTGGTCGCCGTCAACGACATCACGATGACCATCGGCCCCGGTGTCACCGGACTCCTCGGCCCCAACGGCGCCGGGAAGTCCACCCTCATCAACATGATGGGCGGCTTCCTCGCCCCCTCCACCGGCTCGATCACCCTCGACGGACAGCCGGTGTGGCGCAACGAGGCCATCTACCGGCACATCGGCATCGTCCCCGAGCGGGAGGCGATGTACGACTTCCTCACCGGCCGCGAGTTCGTCGTCGCCAACGCCGAACTGCACGGCCTGGGCGCCAAGGCGGCCCAGAAGGCGCTCGCCACGGTCGAGATGGAGTACGCGCAGGACCGGAAGATCTCCACCTACTCCAAGGGCATGCGGCAGCGCGTGAAGATGGCGAGCGCCCTCGTCCACGACCCGTCGCTGCTGCTGCTCGACGAACCGTTCAACGGCATGGACCCGCGCCAGCGCATGCAGCTCATGGACCTGCTGCGGCGGATGGGCGACGAGGGCCGCACGGTGCTGTTCTCCTCCCACATCCTCGAAGAGGTCGAACAGCTCGCCCGGCACATCGAGGTCGTCGTCGCCGGACGCCACGCGGCCAGCGGTGACTTCCGCAGGATCCGCCGCCTGATGACCGACCGGCCGCACCGCTACCTGGTCCGCTCCAGCGACGACCGCGCCCTCGCGGCCGCGCTGATCGCCGACCCGTCGACGTCCGGCATCGAGGTCGACCACGCCGAGGGCGCGCTGCTCGTGCAGGCCGTCGACTTCGGCCGCTTCACCGCCCTGCTGCCGAAGGTCGCCCGGGACCACGGCATCCGGCTCCTCACGGTCTCGCCGTCCGACGAGTCCCTGGAGTCCGTGTTCTCGTATCTGGTCGCGGCGTAG
- the serS gene encoding serine--tRNA ligase, protein MIDLRLLREDPDRVRASQRARGEDVALVDSLLSADERRRSSGVRFDELRAEQKQLGKLIPKASGDEKAELLKQAGQLAADVKTADAERDAADAETQELLLRLGNLVHPDVPVGGEEDFVTLEKHGTIRDFGAEGFEPKDHLELGQLLGAIDVERGAKVSGSRFYFLTGVGALLELALVNAALAQATAAGFTPMLTPALVRPQSMAGTGFLGQAAQDVYHLDKDDLYLVGTSEVPLAAYHMDEILDAGQLPLRYAGFSPCFRREAGSHGKDTRGIFRVHQFDKVEMFSYVLPEDSQAEHQRLLDWEKQWLTSLELPFRVIDVASGDLGSSASRKFDCEAWIPTQGKYRELTSTSDCTEFQSRRLSIRVREDKKVRPLATLNGTLCAVPRTIVAILENHQQADGSVRVPEVLRPYLGGREVLEPVSR, encoded by the coding sequence GTGATTGACCTTCGCCTGCTTCGTGAGGACCCCGACCGTGTGCGCGCGTCCCAGCGCGCCCGTGGAGAGGACGTCGCGCTCGTCGACTCCCTCCTGTCTGCCGACGAGCGGCGCAGGTCCTCCGGCGTCCGCTTCGATGAGCTGCGCGCCGAGCAGAAGCAGCTCGGCAAGCTGATCCCCAAGGCCTCCGGCGACGAGAAGGCCGAACTGCTGAAGCAGGCCGGCCAGCTCGCCGCCGACGTCAAGACCGCCGACGCCGAGCGCGACGCGGCCGACGCCGAGACCCAGGAACTGCTGCTCCGGCTCGGCAATCTCGTCCACCCCGACGTGCCCGTCGGCGGCGAGGAGGACTTCGTCACGCTGGAGAAGCACGGCACCATCCGCGACTTCGGCGCCGAGGGCTTCGAGCCGAAGGACCACCTGGAGCTGGGCCAGCTGCTCGGCGCGATCGACGTGGAGCGCGGCGCCAAGGTCTCCGGCTCCCGCTTCTACTTCCTCACCGGCGTCGGCGCGCTGCTGGAGCTGGCCCTGGTCAACGCGGCGCTCGCCCAGGCCACCGCGGCCGGCTTCACGCCCATGCTGACGCCGGCGCTGGTCCGCCCGCAGTCCATGGCCGGCACCGGCTTCCTCGGCCAGGCCGCCCAGGACGTCTACCACCTGGACAAGGACGACCTGTACCTGGTCGGCACGTCCGAGGTGCCGCTCGCGGCGTACCACATGGACGAGATCCTCGACGCGGGACAGCTGCCGCTGCGCTACGCGGGCTTCTCCCCGTGCTTCCGCCGCGAGGCCGGCTCGCACGGCAAGGACACCCGCGGCATCTTCCGCGTGCACCAGTTCGACAAGGTCGAGATGTTCTCCTACGTCCTCCCCGAGGATTCGCAGGCCGAGCACCAGCGCCTGCTGGACTGGGAGAAGCAGTGGCTGACCTCGCTGGAGCTGCCGTTCCGCGTCATCGACGTCGCCTCCGGCGACCTCGGCTCCTCGGCCTCCCGCAAGTTCGACTGCGAGGCGTGGATCCCGACCCAGGGCAAGTACCGCGAGCTGACCTCGACGTCGGACTGCACCGAGTTCCAGTCCCGCCGGCTGTCGATCCGGGTCCGCGAGGACAAGAAGGTGCGCCCGCTGGCCACCCTCAACGGCACGCTGTGCGCCGTACCGCGCACCATCGTGGCGATTCTGGAGAACCACCAGCAGGCCGACGGCTCCGTCCGGGTCCCCGAGGTGCTGCGGCCGTACCTGGGCGGGCGTGAGGTCCTGGAGCCGGTGTCCCGGTGA